The following nucleotide sequence is from uncultured Draconibacterium sp..
CGACGACTACCAAATGCAGTGGTCGGATATAACATCATTTACCGAATTAGTGGCTGTTGTTGGTAAGTCAACCTGGGAAGTGATGAATGCCAAACTGATGCTAAACGTGGAATGGGAACCGATCGCGGAAGACAATTCGCAGGGTGTTCCTACAGGTTTTGAAAGCACTGCCGATCATTATAAAAAAATGGAGGAAGCAGCTGCCAAAGCGGGTAGGGAACAGCGTCGTGACGGAAATCCCGAAGAAGCATTTAAAAATGCAGCCAAAGTAATTGAACGAACTTATACTGCACCATTTCAGGCGCATAACCCGATGGAACCCCAAAACTTTTTTGCCGACGTAAAAGATGATTTTGCGGTGTTGGCAGGACCGACGCAAACGCCGGAGTTTATGGAGAAAACGGTTGCCGCCCGGCTTGGTTTGCCAGTGGAAAACGTGGATGTACAAATGACCCGCATGGGAGGTGGTTTCGGACGACGCCTGTATGGCCACTTTATGGTGGAAGCAGCTGTTATTTCGCAGCAAGTGAAAGCACCTGTAAAGTTGATCTATTCGCGCGAAGACGATATGTCGTATGGAATTTATCGTCCGGCTTATCATGCCTTATACCGCGCAGCGCTGGATGCAGATAATAATCTGATTGGTTTCCATGTACGAATGGGAGGAATCCCGGACAGTCCGTTGCATGCCAATCGTTTTCCGGCAGGAAGTGTAGACAATTATCTCGCTGAAAGTTTCACTGTTGAATCCAATATAAGCACCGGAGCATTTCGTGCTCCCGGCTCTAATTTTAATGCCGTAGCCGAGCAATCGTTCCTCGATGAGGTGGCCGAAGCTGCCGGCAAGGATCCGATTCAGTTTCGTCTCGATTTGCTAAAACGCGCACAGGAAAACCCGGTGGGTAGCAATAACGATTACGATGCAGCCCGCTATGCCGGCGTTTTGGAGCAGGTTCGCGAAAAGTCGGGCTGGGATACCAACTCGGAAGGGAAAAACCGTGGTGTTGCCGCCTATTTCTGTCACAATTCGTATGTGGCAAATGTGGTGGATATCGCCAATAAGGATGGTGAGCAGGTAATTGAAAAAGTATATGCTTCGGTGGATTGTGGTATTGTGGTAAACCCCGATGCTGCGGTTAACATGACGGAAGGAAGTATTGTAGATGGAATCGGACATGCGATGTACAGTGGTTTGACATTTAGTGAAGGCCAGCCGGAACAAAACAATTTCGATATGTACCGTTTGATCAGGCATGGCGAAGCGCCCAAAGAAATAGAAGTCCATTTTGTAGAAAATAATATTGATCCTACCGGTTTGGGTGAACCACCTTATCCTCCGGTGATGGGAGCGTTGGCCAACGCATTATACAAAGCCAACGGAGAGCGCTATTACCATCAGCCATTTGTGAAAAACAGTATTGGATAGATCTAAAATATAGAACGCAGATGACGCGGATATTAACTGATGATCTCAGATAAATCAGCGAAAATCAGTTCGATCAGTGTCATCTGCGTCCTATCTATACTCAAAATGATTAAATCGTTTTCCGAAGATTTCATTTAATAGCTTTTGTGTTTTGAGGTTTGTTTAATAAATTGAACAGATAAATCAGTGAATATCTGCTAAATCAGCGTTATCAGCGTTCTATCTTTACTCAAAACCGAAACAAATTAAACCGGTTATCACGGATATTAAACACCAATAGTTTTCCGCTAATTACTTTACCGTAACCGGTTATTATCTTTATGATTTCATTAGCCTGCAGCGTTCCGGTTATTCCGGGCAAAACACCTAAAAGGCCAATGTCATCTTCCTTGTAAATTCCGTCTTTTGGGGTTGTTGGAAACAGATTGGTATAAACAGGTCCGTTCTGATAATTAAATACACTTATTTGCCCCTCGTAATTTAGCACCGAAGCAAAAGCCAGAGGCTTATTTAAAGCTGCCGATTTTAAGCCGATCAGCTGCCGGGTTTTATAATTATCGGTGCAGTCGGCAATCACATCGTATTGTTGAAAAAGCTCTTCCGCATTTGATTCATCTAGTTTTGTATCAAATGGCTGAACCTCAATTTCCGGGTACAAGGCCTTTATCTTTTGAGCAGCGATCTCCACCTTTTTTTGCCCTACTTCTGCAGAGGTATAAAGTATTTGTCGTTGCAGATTCGAGGTGCTCACCACATCATCATCAACAATGCCGATGTTGCCAACACCGGCAGCCGCCAGGTACACCAGCAACGGACTTCCCAGTCCGCCGGCACCTATTACCAGCACATGTGCATTTTTCAGTTTTAGCTGACCGGTAAGGCCAATTTCCGATAAGGAAAAATGACGTGTAAACCGTGTCAGATCTTCATTATTCAGTTCTTTCATAATGGTGATTATTATGGTGGTGATGGTGATCGTCGCTTACGCAATCGCAGTTTTGGCCCCATTCGCTTGTTCCGTCAGCAAAAAACTCATGTTTCCAGATGGGCACTTCATTTTTCACGCGGTCGATAATGTAACGGTTGGCATCATAAGCTTCTTTCCGGTGGCCTGAGCCGGTAATTACCACAACCGCACAGCCACTGATCTCAACACGACCAACGCGATGAACACAAGCGGCCTGGTTCAGTTTAAAGCGCGATTTGGCTTCTTCCAGAATTTCGCTAATCATTTTATTTGCCATGGGCGCGTACGCTTCATATTCCAGGTGTGTTACTGCCCGGCCTTTATTATTATCACGAACTTCGCCGCTAAACAGTACCACCGCACCACTATGCGGATGCCTGAAGTTTTCAAACAGTTCGCTGTAACTGATTTCTGTATTTTGAATGTGCTTCATGTCGTTCGGTTTATCCTCCGCTTGACGGTGGAATTAAAAACAATGTGGTTTGATCTTTTATTGTTTCGTTTAGCGGAACAAATTCTTCGTTCACCGCAATCCGGCAGCTGGTCAGTACCTCTTTTGCCTCCGGGTTTAATTCACCCAGCTTTTCAAGTAAGCTGGCATAACTTTCTTCCGGAGCCACTTCAACGCTGGTTTCGTCGCCAAAGAACTTTTTGAGTCCGGCAAAACATATAATTTTTCTATTCATATTAGCCTCCTATATTTCTCATTGATAATTCGCTGCCATGGAATTTCACTGCTTGTTTAAGCAGCAGTAATCCTTTCAGTTTCTCGGTAAGCAGCTGGTCGTTATCGATATACGGCATCAGTTTTTCGCCATGTGCATTGCTCAGACAACCAAAAAAGTAGCCGTTGCTATCTAAGCGTAAACGGTTACAGTCGTGGCAAAATGGCGTCGATTCATTGGCAATTATCCCAAAAATTCCACCTTTCGAAGTGCGCCAGTAATGTGCTGTTGATGCATGCTCACGCTTCATCTCTTCAATCTCGTATTTCTCCTGAATCGTTGATAAGATCTCCTTCTCCGGAAAGAAAAGTCCGTTCTCCGAATTATATAAATGCCCCATTTTCATTAACTCCAGGTAGCGGATTTTAACCCCCAACTCTGTGGCATAATCAAGTAGCGGAACAATCTGTGAGTCGTTTTTCCCCCGCATAATAACCGCATTCAGTTTTATATTTAACCCCGCTTTTATGGCTGCCTCAATTCCCTGGAAAACCCGCGATGTATCCGACCGGCGTATAATTTTTCCAAAGGTTTTGTTGTCTATGGCATCCACCGAAATGTTGATTGAGTTTACGCCTGCATTTACTAATTTTTCGGTATTTTCTTTCAGGAAAAATGCGTTGGTGGTTAAACGTATATCGTTAATACCGAGCTTTTTAATGTTTTCAATAAGTGGGTAAAGATTGGAATAAAGTAAAGGTTCGCCACCGGTTAAGCGAACGCTTTTGAGGCCCGTTAAGCGGTGTACTGCCTGAATTAACTGTGTAAATTCTTCAACTGAAATGGGTTTGTCAGCACCGTTCTCCTCAATTTGAAGGTTTGCATTTTCATCAAACTCATTATCAACACAATAAACGCATGAAAAATTACACGAGTTCAGGAGACTTATTCTTAGCTTTTCAAATCTTCTGCCTAGCTTATCTTCAATTTTCAACATGTCTATTTAACTTGAAAATCGTTGATTTGTTCAGTTAATTCAGACTATTTAGTATTTTGATTTGGACCGTTTGTGTTAAGGCTGGAATTATCCGCTGAAGATGAGTATTTTATTGAACAGTAGTAATCATTTTCTTGTTATAATGTTGGTTTATAAATATTTGATGTATTTTTATTTAGGTAAATTAAATTTAGCCGAACGAAACTAACCTTTAACGTTATTGATATGACGCACGAACTGAAACTACTGTTTGATACGTTAAAATCGTGGCAACTACTTGATAAAAAAGCTGTATTCGTTTCTGTGGTCGACCTTGAAGGTTCATCATACCGCAGGCCCGGTGTTCGAATGCTGATCAGCGAGGATGGAGAGTATGCCGGAGCCGTAAGCGGCGGTTGTGTGGAAAGCGAGATAGAGCGCCAGGCACAAAGTGTTTTCCATACCAACAAGCCAAAAGTTATTACTTACGATGGCCGGTACCGGATTGGCTGCGAGGGTGTTATTCACGTGTTGATTGAACCTGCTTTTCTTTCCGGGGAACTTCTGGAAGCTTTTAAAAATCAGTTGGAAAGCAGAAAGCCGTTTCAGATGGATTCGTTTTTTTATACCGAAGTGGGCGAGTATAATGATGTAGGTTCGGTACTTCGTATTAACGGTAATGACTATTCGCTTAATCCCAATTTTAAGGATAATAAAACCGGAAGTCAAAAGTGTTTCACTCAGACTTTCGAGCCTTTATTTCAGCTCTTTATTTTTGGTGCTGAGCATGATGCCGTTCAGCTAAGTCAGGCCGCAAAATTACTGGGGTGGGAGGTAACAGTGGTCGCTTCTCCGGAGGAATTGAAATCATGCGATTATTTTCCGGGGGCAGCATCATTGATCACTCCGTCGTTTGATGATATCGATACTTCAGCCATTGATGAACAAACAGCAGTGGTTTTAATAACACACAGTTTTAATAAGGATGTTCAGTATTTAATGGCTTTAAAAGATATCAACCCGGCATACATTGGTTTGCTGGGATCGGTAAATCGTAGGGAGCGTGTAATTTCGATGTTACTGGAACAGCTTCCTGATCTCCCGCTGGAGTTTATTGAGCAGATTCATGGTCCGGCCGGTATTAATATTGGTGCTGAGAACGCTTCCGAGATATCGGTTTCTATTCTTGCTGAAATTTTAAGTGTGGTAAGGAAACAAAAGCCTGTGGCTTTGCGCGAAAAAATCGGTGCAATTCATGAATAACATTCCAATAGTATTGCTGGCAGCAGGAGCTTCCTCAAGAATGGGGCAGCCCAAACCATTGTTGCCGTGGGCGGAACAAACACTAATCGAGCATCAGGTAAACACTTTAACCGCAACAGGTCAGTCAGTGGTAGTGGTTTTAGGAAATCAGGCTGAAAATATTAGCCCAATTCTTAACGGTCTTCCTGTAAAGTTCATCATAAATGAAAATTGGGAACAAGGTATGGGAACTTCCATTGCTAAGGGAGTTAAACTCGTAGAACAACAGTTCCCTGCCTGTAATGGAGTGTTGATTACTTTGATCGACCAACCGTTGATTACAACTGATCATTTAACTACGCTGCTTGGTAATTTCGAAGCGGGTAAACAGCAAATTATCGTATCACAAGCCAAATCGGGATGGCAGGGGGTTCCTGTAATATTCGACCGGTTTTACTTCAATGAACTCGCTAAACTGAGTGGGAAGCAAGGTGCAAAAGCAGTTTTTAGGAATTTTATGCATCAGGTAAAAACAATTCGGTGCGGAGATAGTTTAGAAGACATGGATACTCCGGAACAGTACATAAAACTCCGGAACAATCAATAGGTAAAAGATCCGGATCTTCGTAATTCCACTGTTAGTCGTTGGCCAGGTTTACAATATGGCAGGCAACTACACCAGCTGTTTCTGTTCGCAGGCGGGCATTCCCCAATGAGATGGCTTCAAATCCATTTTCCAAAGCAAGGTCAACTTCCTCAGGACTAAAATCACCTTCCGGGCCAATCAGAATCAGCACGTTGTCGCCGGGTTTTACCACGTTTTTTAGATGAGGTTTTTCGCCTTCGTTGCAATGAGCAATAAATTTTTTTGTTTCTGTAGCTTGTGTCAAGAGGTCGGAAAGTTTTGTCAACTCATTGAGTTTCGGCAGGTAAGCCTTAACCGATTGTTTCATGGCCGAAACCAGTATCTTTTCCAAACGCTCGGGTTTTATCACTTTGCGTTCCGAATGTTCCGAAAGGAGAGGAGTGACTTCATCGATGCCGATTTCGGTGCATTTCTCCAGAAACCATTCTGTGCGGTCGATATTTTTGGTAGGTGCAATGGCAATGTGTAAATGAAAATCCTTTTTGCCAAATTCAGTTTGCGAATCAATAATAATGAGTTGGCATTTTTTGGGATTGGCATTCTGAATTTTTGCTTTGTAGAAACCACCTTTCCCATCTACCAGTTCAATATCGTCGCCTTCTTTTAAGCGAAGTACACGAATGGCGTGTTTCGATTCGGTTTCGTTTAAAATAACTTCGGCACCTGAAATATCCGGAACATAAAATAACTGCATGGATTTAAAACTTTTTCAAGTGCCAAAGTTAGTAAAAATGTTATTCTGATTTTTTTCGAAATAACTTAGTTGGAAACAAACAGGAAGGTGAAATTACTATTCCGGCTCTTCGCTAAACTTAAATGTTTTATACAAGTAGCCCATTGCCGGAAAAATGATCAGTACACCAACAATCAACGCAATTAAAAGGAATAGCTGCACTTGTTCGGGTGCCTTTGCTGCCTGAATGGTAATATCATCACCACTTTTTGTTTTAACCAACACCGGAAACTGAATGGCAAACCATCCGGTAACGATCAGCGTAGTTTGAAGCCCGGCAGTTAATCGTAACCAGTTGCCTTTATTTTTATTCAGAAAATACCAGAATGCCGGAAGTGCCAGGGTAGCGATAACAATACAGGCTACGCTTATGGGCGAGTTGATGAAGTCTTTCAACAGCGGATGACCGGCAACTTTAGCCGTTGCAAACACAATTGCTCCCATTACCACCAATGAGATCAGCAGGCGCTTGGTCATGCGTGTAAAATAAATGATGTAGTTTTTGTCATCAATTTCGCTAACGGTAAAAATACCCGCCAGAAAGGCAAATAACAACACCATAAACACGCCCATACTCACCGAAAACCAGTTTAGCCACGGGTGGATGTATACTTCGTAAAAGCCAAGCTGATAATCCATCGTTATTTCGCCCAGTATTAGTCCGCCAACGGTGACTCCCAAAAAGAAAGTGGTGAACACACTGGAGTAGCGAAATATGGCCGAATAGATAGCTTTCGGACGTTCTTCATCAATATCGTAATGGCGAAATGTAAAAGCTGACCCGCGGGCGATAATGCCAAGCAGTACCAACAAAACTGGAATGTGCAAGGCCGTAAGAACGGTTGAATAGACAGTCGGGAATCCGACAAACAGGATTACTACCACCAGAATTAACCATACGTGGTTAGCCTCCCAAACCGGTGCAATGGCACGCGACACGATTTTTGATGCTTTACCTCTCGACAAAAGTTCGAGAATTCCGCCGCCAAAATCGGCGCCCCCAAGTAAAACGTAAAGCATTAAACAAATTACCAGTATTATGAGATTAGCTTCAGCCATTTTTCAGATATTTTGATTGTAATAGTTGTATTTGGCGGCTCAGCAGCCAGGTAACCACAAAAGTTAGAATGACATAAACCGCCGTAATGGTGTAAAAAGTATACTGGATGCCCGGCATTGGCGTTAACGAATCTTTTGTTTTCATAATGCCATAAATAATCCAGGGTTGGCGTCCTACTTCGGTAACTATCCAGCCGGCTTCCACTGCAATAAACCCAAGCGGGGTAGCGATGGCCAGCATGCGCAACCACCATTTCTTCTCCAGCCAGTGTTTCCATTTGTAGGTTCCGGCAAAAAACAGGCCGGCAATCAGCATCAGAAACATCCCTATTCCAACCATTAACTGAAACGAATAATGTGTAATCGGTACCGGTGGCCACTCTTCTTCCGGAAACTCTTCCAGTCCTTTTACTTCTGCGTTAAAGTCGCCATGCGCAAGGAAACTCAGGAATCCGGGAAGTTTAATCGCGTATTTTACTTCGCGGTTTTCCACATCAGGAATTCCGCCGATAATAAGTGACGCTTTTTCCTCGGTTTTAAAATGCGACTCGAAAGCAGCTAGTTTTGCCGGTTGTAATTTGGCAACATTTTTAGCTGCGAGGTCACCGCTTATGGGTTGAAGAACAGCAGCTGCCGATGCAAATGCGAGTGCTATGGTTATGGCTTTGGCGTGAATCTCCAGCTTATTTTTCATGTATAAAACAGCATGCACTCCGGCCACTGCAAATCCCGTTGCCGAAAAAGCTGCAATAGTCATATGGTGCGCCTGCGAGAACCATGCTTTGTTGAACATCGCTTTTACCGGATCGATATTAAAAGCTTGTCCGTCAATCCAGTCGAAACCTGCGGGAGCATTCATCCAGGCATTGGCCGAAACCACAAAAATTCCCGAAAGTACACCGGAAATTCCTACAACCATTCCGGTGTAGAGGTGAACCCATTTGTTCAGACGTTTCCAGCCGTACAGGAATAAACCCAGCGCTATGGCTTCCACAAAGAAAGCGGTTCCTTCCCACGAAAAGGGCATCCCAAAAATGGGCCCGGCATGCTCCATAAATGTGGGCCATAACATTCCCAGCTCAAACGATAATACAGTACCGGAAACGGCACCAACGGCAAAAAATATTGCTACACCTTTTGCCCAGGCTTTTGCCAAATCAAGATAGACCGGATTTTTTGTTCGAAGCCATTTCCACTCGGCAACGAACATAAACCACGGCATTACCATCCCTATGCAGGCAAATACGATGTGAAATCCTAACGAAACGGCCATTTGCATTCTTGCGGCCATAAATTCATCCATACTTTATCTTATTTTCTGTTTACATTGTTTGTCATTCCTAACAACAATTTCCTCTTCTAGTTTGAGTTTTTTTGTCGATTTCTCCATTCTACATAAGCAATTCGATCCAATAGGCTGATTGATTGGGATATAGAATAGGAAACTTACGTAAAAGCAGTGCTAATTTAGAAAATATAATTAAGTAATAACAGGAAGTTTCAGCGATTTAAGTAAACTAAAGTTTAAAAAAGTGAAAATAAAAACTGCTATTTAAACATACGTGGAACAAGATGGAATGCCAGCTTCCCGCTTCTTGCTTCTACCTGATCCCAGCTTTCAACATCGAAATTTATTCCAACGGTTGATGAGGTTGGCATGTCGCTGTAAAACTCTTCGAGTAAATTGCACACGTAGTAATAAAAGCCAGGGTTATGCCCAAAAAAGAATACCGTATTAGAGCTCGGTGGTAACTTATGTATCAGCTCCAAAAATTCGTCGGTGCTAAGCCCGTCGTATATATCTTCAACAGTAATAATGTCCTGGCGTTTAAAGTCGAGGTTTTCGGCAAAAATCATGGCCGTTTTAAACGCTCGTTTGGCAGGACTGGAAATAATGGTATCCGGAACTACCCCTTGTTTTTTCAGATCCTGACTTATCAGTTTCGCGTCGTTTTTACCACGTTCACGCAGGTCGCGCGTAAAATCATCTTCGTACCCGTAAGGTACGGCCTTGCCATGTCGTACGATTACTACTTGTTTCATATATATAAATTAAAGACCGATGCTAAAACGGAGAGGAGCAACGGTCTGGTTAGCCTCTTTATACCAGTTCGTACAGGTCAACGGTAACTTCAGCCAATTCGCCTATTTTAGGAACGGTGCTTGAAAAATGCGGAGTGCTGTTGTGAAAATCGATCGCTGCCCGGTCTTTCCATTTTTCAATCAGGCAATAAGTAGAGGGATCGTCTACCTTTTTATGCAATACATATTCAATGTTTCCATCCTCGGCGCGCGACGCTTCTCCCAATTCTTCAACGAGTTTCAAAAATGTTGATTCCTGTCCTTTGTTTACTATAAATTTAGCTACAATTGTAATCATCTTGTCGGTTTTATTTAAGTGAATCTTCCAGGCCAAAACGGAATTGTAAAAGGTAAATTCGGTTTTTATTAAGCTGTAGAAGTTGTCTAAAACAAATTTAACTTAATTTGCAGCAATAAGACAAATTTTAATGAGACGAATTGGACTGTTATCGGACACACACGGATTTATTCACGAGCGTATTTTTACTTTTTTCGATAAGGTGGACGAGATTTGGCATGCGGGAGATTTTGGAAATATTGAAACCGCAGATCGTCTGGCTGATTTTAAACCTTTGAGAGGTGTTTACGGAAACATTGACGGACAGGATGTGCGTGTAGTTCACCCGATGCATCAGCGTTTTAAATGCGAAGATGTGGATGTTTGGATGACGCATATTGGTGGTTATCCGGGACGTTACGAACGTTACGTAAAACCGGATATTTATACCAATTCACCCGATTTGTTTATTAGCGGGCATTCGCATATTTTAAAAGTAATCTTTGATAAAAAACTCAATTTTTTGCACATGAATCCGGGAGCTGCCGGTTACAAGGGTTTTCATAAAGTATGTACTGCCTTGCGTTTTGTAATAGATGGGAAAGAAATTCGAGACCTTGAAATTTGGGAGTTACCACGCCACGAAGCGGTGCCGCGCGTATAATTCAGCACTGATTATTGCCCAGCTTTTAATTCAAATAATTCATTCCAGAGGCGGTTAAATTCTTCGTCGTATTGTTGTACGATCTCAAATTTTGTGGTAGCCACCAGGTTTTCCTGGTTGTGTTTGGTGGCGGTGTAGGTCCAGTTAAAGCTGCCGGTTATCGCAATTTTACCATCGATAATACCAAATTTGTTGTGCATGTGGTAATGCGAATGATCGATTTTTACGGGAATTCCGGCCCCGGCAAGTTTGGCGATTTCTGAGCCATTATCTTCCATTTTTTCATCGTCGGTGATGATTCGCACTTTCACTCCTCGTTTATGGCAGGATATAATTCTTCGTGCCAGTTCGTTATCGGTAATCGTAAAAATGCACAGGTCAACGGTTTGTGAAGCATGATCGAGCAGTGTTTTTATCTCATTTTTAATGTCGTTTCCCGGGCTGAAAAATACCCGGTTAAAGTGAAACGCATGCTCGTTAATAAGCGTAATGCTGGTTTCCAACCACGAAATTACATGGCTGTGACCGGAAGCTTCCAGCTCTTTTCCCTTTTCAATCAGCATCTTTTTTAATGCCTCTCTGTCTTTACGATTGAGTCTTTTTAACCTGCCGGTAATCGATTTTGGCACCTCGTTTTCAAGCAACGAGTCGCAGCGTTTTACAAAGTAATTAAAAAGGTCTTGCATGGCGTTTAAGTTAAAAGTAGAAAGTAAAAAGGTAAAAGATTAATTCTACAATTTTGCAGTTTCGCAATTTTTTAATCGTTTTTTGTAAACGAATGAGCTACCCAGTTATTTTTTTCCACAAAACCGGCATCTTTCATTCCCAGGCTTTCAGCTTTTGTTTTAATATCCTTGATGTCTTCGGTGTAAAAACCACTCATAATCAACGTTCCGCCATCGTTCAATACACTGAAGTATGCTTCCATGTCGTTTAGCAAAACATTTTTATGGATGTTGGCAAAAATCAGGTCGAACTTTTCATTTCCAAGCAGGCTGGCATCTCCCAGTTTTGCATCAATGTTCGTGATTTTATTCAGCGCTGCATTTTCCCGCGTCCCTTCGTACGACCATTTGTCAATGTCGATAGCCGTAATTTGTTTGGCCCCTTTCATCGAAGCTAAAATGCTGAGAATACCAGTTCCACAGCCCATGTCCAAAATGGTTTTTCCGCCTAAATCGTTTTGTAGAATTGATTCGATTATTGTCGCCGTAGTTTCATGGTTTCCGGTTCCAAAAGCCATGTTAGGCTCAATTACAATTTCGTATTTTGCCTCGGGATATTCCGTGTGAAACGGCGCCCGGATCATACACTCTCCACCGATTACCAGCGGTTTGAAATAGTTCTTTTCCCACTCTTCGTTCCAGTTTTGGTCGGCGATAAACTCCGAATCTACTTTAAATGAAAAATCACCGGAGAACGATTCGAGAACTGTGTTTAAACTTTCTTTTGAGTAAGAAGTTGCCGGGATAAACGCTTCAAATCCGGTTTCGGTTTCCACAAAACTATCAAAACCAATGTCGGCCAGCTGAGCATTTAAAACATCGCGCAACCACTCCTGAAACGGGGTAATTTGTATACTTATTTTTTGGTAATCCATTTGTTTGGTATTTGCGGCGAAGGTATAAAAAAACGGCCACTGATGCTTTCTGTTGGAAGTTTGCTTCTTCTTTAATCGATGAATTTATTGGGAAAGATATTTACGGCGATAAAACCAAATATTCCTGTAATTCCAATAATCAGCAAATCAATGATACTGGTTCTGATTTTTTTCTTTTGTTTTCTAATAATAGAGTATTGTACGATAATTAGCAACAGGCTGATAAAAAGCCATCTAAACGACTTGCTGATTTTTAAATAGAAATTTACGTAGCTGGAGTTATTATCAGTCATTTTTAGCTCGGCGGGGAAAAGCAACTGGGCAATTTTACCTTCGGTGCCGGAATTATAAGTCGGGCGCTTTTCAATATATTCGTCAATCTTGTTGTGGTCGCGGTCTACGACCTGTGTTCTTATAAACCCGTCGCCAATACTTATTACATTGAAATTAAAATAGTCGCCATAAATTCTGATCTCGTATTTATCAGGATCAATATCATCCACATCAAATTTTTCCAGCATATAATCGTAGGGTGTCAGCACATAGAGTTCGTTATTTTCTGTAAATAAGTAGGCGTAATAAAGTTTGTCGCTAAAATCAACGCACTGAATGGTTTTGAATTTCATACCAGTTGGAAGCTCAACTTTGCGGACAAAAGGTACTCCCTTAGCCATTTTAATATGAAAAAGCTGGTCGGCAGAATCGAATACCAGATAACCTTCGTCGCACGATTTCCTGGGTGTTGGAATACCGTTTATCGAATTTGCCGGGAACTTAAAACCCCGGTTATATAAAACGGCCGAAAACATCCGGCTTTTATCTTCGAGAATTTTGTTGGTTTTGGCATCGATAAACTCCATACGCCAGGTGATGCGGAAAAAATCGTCAGGCATTTCCAGATTAGCCCGGCCCGATTGTGATTCAAACAAAGGATAGAGTTTGGGTTTTGGAGCATGAATTTCATCGGGTGTTATTCGAAAGTTTGACCGAAATATACCGGCGTGCTGGATATTAATTTTCTGTCCGTTTATCGAATCGGGCATCGTTCCATCCATAACCAGTTGCCGCGTGTACATTAGCGGCAATTTCATTTCGTAGGCTTCACGTGTTAGTTTTGTCCCTTCACGGTTCGTCCATTTATCGTCAGCATCCGGTCGATAGATCATAAAATCATGGTCGATACAGCTGTATTGTATCAACGGGCTTTTGCTTGGTTTTTCAAATGCCATTCGGTAGAACTGGGGCAGTAC
It contains:
- a CDS encoding DUF4857 domain-containing protein, coding for MVKISRYILVFMAILGLSVVLPQFYRMAFEKPSKSPLIQYSCIDHDFMIYRPDADDKWTNREGTKLTREAYEMKLPLMYTRQLVMDGTMPDSINGQKINIQHAGIFRSNFRITPDEIHAPKPKLYPLFESQSGRANLEMPDDFFRITWRMEFIDAKTNKILEDKSRMFSAVLYNRGFKFPANSINGIPTPRKSCDEGYLVFDSADQLFHIKMAKGVPFVRKVELPTGMKFKTIQCVDFSDKLYYAYLFTENNELYVLTPYDYMLEKFDVDDIDPDKYEIRIYGDYFNFNVISIGDGFIRTQVVDRDHNKIDEYIEKRPTYNSGTEGKIAQLLFPAELKMTDNNSSYVNFYLKISKSFRWLFISLLLIIVQYSIIRKQKKKIRTSIIDLLIIGITGIFGFIAVNIFPNKFID